A window of Candidatus Nitrospira allomarina genomic DNA:
CACAACCTCTGGTTAACGGGGTTCCTCATCGCGGATTCGTACAAAAACCGGAAAGCGAGGGATGCCGTTTCCGGTCAATCCCTGATGCCGAAACGTGATCCGGCTTTGTAACGGTGGCGGGCGACGCCGCTGCTCATGACTGAGCCCGCTTCCGATAAAGAAGATAATCCCATTATCCGAGCGCACCTCGAGTGAACCAATCAGACCGACAAACTGACCTTTGCCTGGTCGATACCCGATGACTGTGGCCTCGGCATCAGTAAATAATTTTAACTTCAGCAAATCCTGACTACGGCCACTGGCATATAACGCGGTGTCCCTGTGCAGCATCAACCCCTCACCGCCTTCATCGATCACTCTGTGCAACCATTTCAACAAGTCCTCTTCGCTCCCGACCCGCTGTTGTTCAATGATCCCTAAATAGGGAGAGGCGCTTTCCGTCTGCAAGCCATTCATCGCGATCACCCGTTGGGCAAAGGTTCCGCCGTGTGTCGGGAGATCAAAGATCATGTAACGCACATGTCCCCACCCATCATGGGGGTGTTGTGTCCGGACAATCGACGATAC
This region includes:
- a CDS encoding DNA ligase, whose amino-acid sequence is MDHPFPGLSRPHLTPDRIDLSDSGRRLQNCLLPVILLIILLPFSAGEGSAIPELMLADVYRQGLDLSQYRVSEKLDGVRARWDGTHLISRGGKVFAAPEWFITGLPAMPLDGELWVGRGRYEEVSSIVRTQHPHDGWGHVRYMIFDLPTHGGTFAQRVIAMNGLQTESASPYLGIIEQQRVGSEEDLLKWLHRVIDEGGEGLMLHRDTALYASGRSQDLLKLKLFTDAEATVIGYRPGKGQFVGLIGSLEVRSDNGIIFFIGSGLSHEQRRRPPPLQSRITFRHQGLTGNGIPRFPVFVRIRDEEPR